Proteins from one Sarcophilus harrisii chromosome 2, mSarHar1.11, whole genome shotgun sequence genomic window:
- the LOC116421127 gene encoding olfactory receptor 4F6-like isoform X1: MDGSNESVVYEFVLLGLASSQEMRVFLFLFFSMFYVASVLGNLLIVLTVLADARLHSPMYFLLANLSFIDTCVCSIATPKMIFDLFRKHKVISRNGCITQMFFIHTVGGTEMVLLIVMAFDRYVAICKPLHYLTIMSMRRCILLLMVSWIIGFMHSMMQLAFVVNLPFCGPNKVDSFYCDFPRFIKLACMDTYRLEFLVTANSGFISMGTFCILIISYIFILVTVRKHSSGGLSKALSTLSAHITVVIFFFGPCIIVYVWPFPTLPIDKFLAIFDALITPFMNPVIYTFRNKEMKVAMGKLSHFSQ, encoded by the exons ATGGATGGATCAAATGAGTCTGTGGTATATGAATTCGTTTTGTTGGGACTTGCAAGTTCTCAGGAGATGAgagtttttctgtttctgttcttcTCAATGTTTTATGTAGCAAGTGTTCTAGGAAACCTTCTTATTGTACTGACAGTTCTTGCTGATGCTAGATTGCATTCACCTATGTACTTTTTGTTGGCTAACCTCTCTTTCATTGACACTTGTGTTTGCAGTATTGCAACCCCAAAGATGATTTTTGATCTCTTCAGGAAGCACAAAGTCATCTCTCGGAATGGCTGCATTACCCAGATGTTCTTTATTCACACTGTTGGAGGTACTGAGATGGTGCTTCTTATAGTTATGGCCTTTGATAGATACGTTGCAATATGTAAACCTCTGCACTACTTAACTATCATGAGTATGAGAAGGTGCATCTTGCTTTTGATGGTATCTTGGATTATTGGCTTTATGCATTCTATGATGCAATTGGCTTTTGTTGTAAACTTACCTTTCTGTGGCCCTAACAAAGTAGATAGTTTTTACTGTGATTTCCCTAGGTTCATCAAACTTGCCTGCATGGATACCTATAGACTGGAATTCTTGGTCACTGCTAACAGTGGCTTCATCTCCATGGGAACTTTCTGCATATTGATTATCTCTTACATTTTCATTCTGGTCACTGTCCGTAAACACTCTTCAGGTGGTTTATCCAAAGCTCTCTCCACCCTGTCAGCTCACATCACggtagtgatttttttctttggtccaTGCATCATAGTTTATGTATGGCCATTCCCCACATTGCCAATAGATAAGTTTCTTGCCATCTTTGATGCACTTATCACCCCTTTTATGAATCCTGTCATCTATACTTTCAGGAATAAAGAGATGAAGGTGGCAATGGGGAAGCT AAGCCATTTTAGTCAGTGA
- the LOC116421127 gene encoding olfactory receptor 4F6-like isoform X2, translated as MDGSNESVVYEFVLLGLASSQEMRVFLFLFFSMFYVASVLGNLLIVLTVLADARLHSPMYFLLANLSFIDTCVCSIATPKMIFDLFRKHKVISRNGCITQMFFIHTVGGTEMVLLIVMAFDRYVAICKPLHYLTIMSMRRCILLLMVSWIIGFMHSMMQLAFVVNLPFCGPNKVDSFYCDFPRFIKLACMDTYRLEFLVTANSGFISMGTFCILIISYIFILVTVRKHSSGGLSKALSTLSAHITVVIFFFGPCIIVYVWPFPTLPIDKFLAIFDALITPFMNPVIYTFRNKEMKVAMGKLFSNIMSSRKFS; from the coding sequence ATGGATGGATCAAATGAGTCTGTGGTATATGAATTCGTTTTGTTGGGACTTGCAAGTTCTCAGGAGATGAgagtttttctgtttctgttcttcTCAATGTTTTATGTAGCAAGTGTTCTAGGAAACCTTCTTATTGTACTGACAGTTCTTGCTGATGCTAGATTGCATTCACCTATGTACTTTTTGTTGGCTAACCTCTCTTTCATTGACACTTGTGTTTGCAGTATTGCAACCCCAAAGATGATTTTTGATCTCTTCAGGAAGCACAAAGTCATCTCTCGGAATGGCTGCATTACCCAGATGTTCTTTATTCACACTGTTGGAGGTACTGAGATGGTGCTTCTTATAGTTATGGCCTTTGATAGATACGTTGCAATATGTAAACCTCTGCACTACTTAACTATCATGAGTATGAGAAGGTGCATCTTGCTTTTGATGGTATCTTGGATTATTGGCTTTATGCATTCTATGATGCAATTGGCTTTTGTTGTAAACTTACCTTTCTGTGGCCCTAACAAAGTAGATAGTTTTTACTGTGATTTCCCTAGGTTCATCAAACTTGCCTGCATGGATACCTATAGACTGGAATTCTTGGTCACTGCTAACAGTGGCTTCATCTCCATGGGAACTTTCTGCATATTGATTATCTCTTACATTTTCATTCTGGTCACTGTCCGTAAACACTCTTCAGGTGGTTTATCCAAAGCTCTCTCCACCCTGTCAGCTCACATCACggtagtgatttttttctttggtccaTGCATCATAGTTTATGTATGGCCATTCCCCACATTGCCAATAGATAAGTTTCTTGCCATCTTTGATGCACTTATCACCCCTTTTATGAATCCTGTCATCTATACTTTCAGGAATAAAGAGATGAAGGTGGCAATGGGGAAGCTGTTCAGTAACATAATGAGTTCCAGGAAGTTTTCTTAA